A window from Zingiber officinale cultivar Zhangliang chromosome 7A, Zo_v1.1, whole genome shotgun sequence encodes these proteins:
- the LOC122001257 gene encoding putative disease resistance protein RGA3: MTPFMLKALAWFADNFLGSLVGKAADYAVQQFGVQHGLRDDIDKLQSSSEKSRLIIHQVEKLRIQDEGVKARLKGLLMQLKDAAYDADDLLDEFQYQVLMKQVEQEENESTNFSLPSSSTALPATKKPRISVSTIADLISSSRDKDRVQKIKERIENITGDISQLIPLFPLSDLENQQQLISSTSRTTSSVLVETEVFGRDKYLKELKDLLLNASDGAGSSNISIPVLAIVGIGGIGKTTLAQQVYNDEAIQEHFQLKIWVCVSGNFSVERLTKEIIESATRKKCMVGAVDPIHLYGLEAESFWAFFKKCVFGSQNNGDHPPDLETIAKTIAERLNGLPLAAKTVGGLLKVNMEKSHWETIMKSEIWQLPQNESDVLPVLQLSYQCLPAHLKRCFAFCSLFLKDYVFSKKELVRIWIAEGFVIPQGKERMEDVGSSYFEDLVSRSFFQKSRIFSSKYVMHDLIHDLAQLVSDGECYQLENGNTQEVSSLVRHLSVWPPASKPAYQLERQVLVLSRNNKWRSLIWNDNFNFTIWRSLIWNDNYYNINNPTLKDLWRSLKYIRVFILQRSGIVELPEDVAELRQLRYLDLSSNYQMKRLPDSLCRLHNLQALKLDRCPIQSFPQGMSKLINLRHCDSKLISKIYRIGRLTSLQQLDRFNVQKHPGHKLEELSGLTQLHGKLRISNLENVGSKEEANAGKLHNKVFIDSLTLEWMPNQDGSSEGNQLLILEELLKDLKWHPTLKELEISGYSWAAWDENYSWAKDIKLFPSVLHVLHVFCCPKLKRLPPLPPSLVDLQLSESGLVKLPNIWEEIDGSGHCKVATLKHLYLHCPYLMSLEDGLLSQNLPCLQTIILEDCQELMWLPMEKLKVFASLKEMQILNCPKLLTMTHDLNDFLILPQSLKKLSLSNCGDLDKLLPRCLHNLTSLAHLEIAECPHLHSLPKEPLLHLKQLEYVKICGCDELRSMEGLGVLKSLKDLIILKCPNLLINGRDEHGEEEEQGLLSLREICIDNTALLKIPPLRNALPSIHRLQIQSSVEEVMFEGEEQELLRRLTVLRILMFSYCEELQSLPKELYTLPSLELLSIAYCPEIESLPETGLPTSLTDLRCQCENPMLKQQIQEKMKELTSSGRYRPVHDRIIF; the protein is encoded by the exons ATGACGCCGTTCATGCTTAAAGCCTTGGCCTGGTTCGCTGACAATTTCCTCGGGAGCTTGGTTGGGAAGGCCGCTGATTACGCAGTTCAACAGTTCGGAGTGCAGCATGGACTTCGAGATGACATCGACAAGCTACAGAGTTCTTCTGAAAAATCCAGACTAATCATCCACCAAGTTGAGAAGTTGCGGATCCAAGATGAGGGTGTCAAAGCGCGATTGAAgggattgttgatgcaactcaAAGATGCGGCTTATGATGCTGACGATTTGCTCGATGAGTTTCAATATCAAGTTCTGATGAAACAGGTGGAGCAAGAAGAAAATGAGTCAACTAACTTCTCGTTGCCATCTTCTTCTACTGCTCTGCCTGCAACGAAAAAGCCAAGAATCTCAGTCTCTACTATTGCAGATCTGATTTCTAGTAGCAGAGACAAAGATAGAGTGCAAAAAATCAAAGAAAGGATAGAAAACATCACTGGTGATATAAGTCAACTCATTCCTTTGTTTCCTTTGTCTGATTTAGAAAACCAACAACAACTGATTTCATCGACCAGCCGAACTACAAGCTCCGTACTGGTTGAAACCGAAGTATTTGGAAGAGACAAATATCTAAAAGAACTCAAGGATTTGTTGTTGAACGCCTCAGATGGAGCAGGATCTAGCAACATCAGCATCCCTGTGTTAGCTATTGTTGGTATCGGAGGGATCGGCAAGACTACTCTGGCTCAACAAGTATACAATGATGAAGCCATTCAAGAACATTTTCAGCTAAAGATTTGGGTCTGTGTATCTGGAAATTTCTCTGTCGAGAGACTCACCAAAGAGATTATAGAGTCTGCAACCCGAAAAAAAT GCATGGTTGGTGCTGTGGATCCAATCCATCTCTATGGTTTGGAGGCTGAGAGCTTCTGGGCATTCTTCAAGAAATGTGTATTTGGCTCGCAAAACAATGGTGACCATCCACCTGATCTCGAAACCATAGCCAAGACAATTGCCGAAAGGTTGAATGGTTTACCACTTGCAGCAAAGACGGTTGGAGGATTATTGAAGGTTAACATGGAAAAGAGTCATTGGGAAACTATTATGAAAAGTGAAATCTGGCAACTGCCGCAAAATGAGAGTGACGTTCTGCCGGTCCTCCAGTTGAGCTATCAATGCCTTCCTGCGCATCTCAAACGCTGCTTCGCCTTTTGCTCACTTTTTCTCAAAGATTATGTATTTAGCAAAAAAGAGTTGGTAAGGATTTGGATAGCAGAAGGCTTTGTTATTCctcaaggaaaagagaggatggAGGATGTAGGGAGCAGCTACTTTGAAGATCTTGTTAGTAGATCTTTCTTTCAGAAATCAAGAATATTTTCTAGTAAGTATGTGATGCATGATCTGATACATGATCTTGCACAGTTGGTGTCAGATGGTGAATGTTATCAGCTAGAGAATGGCAATACACAAGAGGTCTCTAGTCTGGTGCGTCATCTGTCAGTGTGGCCTCCTGCGAGTAAGCCTGCTTATCAACTGGAAAGACAAGTACTAGTGCTCAGTCGTAATAACAAATGGCGGAGCCTAATTTGGAATGACAATTTCAATTTTACCATTTGGCGGAGCCTAATTTGGAATGACAATTACTATAATATCAACAATCCGACTCTGAAGGACTTATGGAGAAGTTTAAAATACATTCGTGTGTTCATTTTGCAGAGAAGTGGAATTGTTGAATTGCCTGAGGATGTTGCCGAACTTAGACAGCTTCGCTATCTTGACTTATCCTCCAACTATCAAATGAAAAGATTACCTGACTCATTATGTCGTCTTCACAATCTGCAGGCACTGAAACTGGATCGGTGTCCAATACAGAGTTTTCCACAAGGGATGAGCAAGCTTATCAACTTGAGACACTGTGATTCTAAATTAATATCGAAAATATACAGGATAGGGAGGCTGACTTCCCTTCAACAACTAGACAGATTCAACGTGCAGAAGCATCCAGGGCACAAACTCGAGGAACTAAGTGGTTTGACACAGCTCCATGGAAAACTGCGAATTTCTAATCTCGAAAATGTTGGGAGTAAAGAAGAAGCAAATGCGGGTAAACTGCACAACAAAGTGTTTATTGATAGCTTGACGTTAGAATGGATGCCCAACCAGGATGGCAGCTCAGAGGGCAATCAATTACTCATCTTGGAAGAGCTGCTTAAAGATCTGAAATGGCATCCCACTCTGAAAGAATTGGAAATTTCTGGGTACTCTTGGGCAGCATGGGACGAGAATTACAGTTGGGCCAAGGACATAAAGTTGTTTCCATCCGTCTTGCATGTACTTCACGTCTTCTGTTGTCCCAAACTTAAGAGGTTGCCTCCCCTCCCTCCTTCGCTTGTAGATTTACAGCTATCAGAATCCGGGTTGGTGAAACTTCCAAATATATGGGAAGAAATCGATGGAAGTGGCCATTGTAAGGTTGCAACTCTTAAACATTTGTATCTACATTGCCCATATCTTATGAGTTTGGAAGATGGGTTGCTGTCGCAGAATCTTCCGTGCCTTCAGACCATCATATTAGAGGATTGTCAAGAACTGATGTGGCTTCCCATGGAGAAGCTTAAGGTATTTGCCTCCCTAAAGGAAATGCAAATATTGAATTGCCCCAAGCTACTAACGATGACGCATGACCTTAATGACTTCCTCATCCTCCCGCAATCACTCAAGAAATTAAGCTTGTCTAACTGTGGGGATCTTGACAAATTGTTGCCTCGTTGCCTGCACAACCTCACCTCGCTCGCTCATTTGGAAATAGCCGAATGTCCTCACTTGCATTCTCTTCCAAAGGAACCTCTGCTTCACTTGAAGCAACTGGAATATGTGAAAATCTGTGGTTGTGATGAGCTGAGATCAATGGAAGGATTGGGAGTTCTGAAATCCCTCAAGGATTTGATTATTTTGAAATGCCCCAATCTTTTAATAAATGGAAGAGACGAGCAtggggaggaggaggagcaggGTTTGTTATCGCTACGTGAAATATGCATTGATAACACTGCGTTGCTTAAAATCCCCCCCCTGAGAAATGCACTGCCATCCATCCATAGACTCCAAATCCAAAGCTCAGTTGAGGAGGTGATGTTTGAGGGGGAGGAGCAGGAATTGTTGCGGAGGCTCACTGTTCTTAGAATCCTAATGTTTTCTTATTGCGAGGAACTACAGTCTCTACCAAAGGAGTTGTATACTCTTCCCTCCCTTGAGCTTTTATCCATTGCATATTGTCCAGAGATTGAGTCACTGCCGGAGACAGGTCTGCCCACCTCCCTCACTGATTTAAGATGTCAGTGTGAAAATCCGATGCTAAAGCAACAAATTcaggagaagatgaaggaatTGACTAGCTCCGGTCGATATCGTCCTGTACATGACAGGATTATtttttga